From Oryzias latipes chromosome 18, ASM223467v1:
attacattgggtgtgtatttattcatatctagggggaataggacttgaaatatcggattgggtaactaaacattaggacttaaactctgtccatataacctaacctgagagaatcaaatgtaaaaggatttatgctggagtaacaagcaaacatgtttctgTTCTATGCAACTGTgactgtcactttaaaaagttatagtaaataaataatgagttattaaggagtagttacatttatttttcattacatttagttacatgtataagttatatttggccctttgagaacagccactatgctgatgtggccctcagtgaaaatgagtttgacaccccctGGTGTAGATGGAGCCCTCAAGAGGTCAGCAGACCGGATTGTTGCCCATGGAGGAGACATTCCTGATGCCCAGAGCTTGTATGAAAAGCTGAAAAGCCTGGAGACATCTGTTGAGCTGTTCTATGTCCCAGAGAGTGATATTGAATCCAAGACTGAGGTACCTGCAATAGCTGCCATAAAAGACTGCTTGGAGATGTGTCTCAGtgatattgtttttgttgttttttcaaaccaaTCATTCTCctcttaaaacaacatttttcttgtaattttacAGTTGAATGTTTGACTTTCACTGTGCACATTGATGTTCAGAAGTTATCTCAATAATGCCACACGAATGGCTAATTTCTGGTGTTTTTCGACATAAAGGAAGAGTGGATCAAAACCAGTCTGTTCACCTGATAATTTCACCCTACATGGGAAAGGGAATTCTGGTAGtgattttctttcattaattgCATAATGAGGTAATTTAACgaccttttaaaaatgtgtccacCCTGTCATGCCTAGGGTCCACCCTGCCGTGCTACTGTCCACCCTGTCATTTTCctattcaaagaaaataaacaatgtaTTTCTACAAGTTAGCAAAACTATCTGTGTGATTCCTTTATTAATACATATGGGCCAAGTGGTTTTGGTTGAAATTTTCACCAAATATCTTTGTTCttagattttatttagaaaagaaagtGCAATTCTTGCTGATTTTgtacactgtaaacccgaacaAGTTaccagaacttaaaaaaattaaggcaaTCATTTGCCACAATTTTTTTGAGTTGATTAACTAAAAAGTCTGAGTTTTCCATAACATAAAAGATTTAATTGTGTGCTACTTGTATTTCTTCATAACAGTTAAATTAAAAGTGTCAATTTGTGCAAGTCAAATATTGGCATTAAATATAACCTACATTTACACATTAAGACAACTTAATTGTCATCAGTTACAATGACTCgcagttttgagttttaaagcCACAGGAATAAGTTtgcataacttaaaaaaatagggaaaaacaacaattttatcTTAACAGAACTCGATATTGATTAGTTACCTTCTTGTACAGGGATAATCAATTTGTTTGAGTCAGTAAACTCAAAACCATGCTTTTCAAAACTTATTTTCTTTAGGCAAATGATTGCCTAAAAAAATAGAGTAATGGTAACTTaaaacactctaaaaagaaaaaaagttgatccaacttaattgaattacttCAGTTGGTAACACCTAATTGAATTGAGTTCATGCAACTCagttttttatggcaatttaaCTCAAATTGATAAGTTGGTCTAattgaaaaaacatgttataaaTTTTGCTTCAACAATTTACATTGGCACATTATTCTAAAGTTTCAACTACTGGACCTTGAACtattcacatcaaagacatgaatgacccaGCAATGTCTCATAGTTCAAGACAGGAGCTCAGGTGTTGCGAACTCTGCCTTTAATAATGGGACATACCATGTTTTTTGCTCTacggggttggtcatcatcgtCTACCAAACTCTAACTTATGgttcagaaagaaataaaaataacagtttcaTTTACTAGttcaaacagagtaaaacagctacacaacaaaaaccatggacaaaaacgcacacttaaaccccaatctgcccagttTGGCAAAGAGAATGGTATCCcataattccttgcgctgccttacGTTATGATATCATGGTGCATTTACACaaaagttacaccaacttaattcaattaagttgattgaaagtgAAATAACTACATCAGACAACTATGTGtcatttttaagttgaatgaacccaaaacaatgatttattttcaccaaaccaaataattaagatagaacaatggaaaaaagttaatctttccaactacagcccaaaACCTCTTTTTAGATTGTACAGCAAAATGTTGTGAACACCTGCCTAACAATATTAATGACTCACTCCTTTCTGTGCAATGCCTAAATAAAACTAATGAAAGTACTTTTCATACGTAAGTTTAACTCTTACaagaattattttattaaacaataTCTTTTGTTGTACAAAGGAGCCTTCGCGTCTGCCTACTTCTTCCATTTATTTGAACAtgtaaacagccaaacagcatggatctcacttctgcttccagccctctcactcatggttttcacaccaagatttcccacttcccatgagtcttaggggctgaaggcggggctggAGGTTGCtacaatatttagaaaaataaaaataaaaatttgagagCATGCGGGGCAAGGAATTGTTTAATCCACCTGAAACAAGAGAGATAAGAAATCCATGATGCAATACTTAAATCTACATATTAcactttaattatgttttaagtttaatttacttaatttaaacatattttattttaaattaaaaattattagttACATATACTCAAAACAGGGGATGTGTTGAACAAACTTTATATGATTGAGTTAGAAGAGCTTTTTTGACAACTTTGAGTATTAGCTactcattatatttaattactTTGAACGTTCGGGTTTACAGTTTGCAATACTTAAATCTATATATTACacttgaattatgtttttaggtttaatttacttaatttaaacatattttattttaaattaaaaactattaGTTACATATACTCAAAACAGGGGATGTGTTGAACAAACTTCATATGATTGAGttagaagagtttttttttaattttgagtattAGCTactcattatatttaattactCTGAACGTTTGGGTTTACAGTGTATGGGAACAACATTGTTTGCCCTAATTTAATTACTATCTAAATACTCTTCTTATTAGCTAATACACAGTTTTGACAAAGGGACTAAGTAGCTTTCTGAAAATATCAATTTTATATCCATGATCTAATTACAATGTATTTAATCTACTCTGAAATCGTCCATGACAGGGTtgacattttttactgtttgtgtgtgcattgtCTGCTTGCAGTTAATTTATAAAAAGTGTGGGAGCTTGACCAACATGCATTTCTGACAGCACCGCATCCACCTAACACAATAAATGCGAAGTTAAATGGAAAATCCCATATTTTTTGGTGGGATATTGGGAAGTCTCAAAGGCACCTTATGGTGATATTGACCCATCTATTTTTGctgtaactcttgtgctatcctaggcacttcaacattgggagttgggtcatctagacccactagacagagctctgaaccttttttcttcaatgatttgtgatcttcactggtgtccatggattacatgaaatctttccacctttatccacctttgtcatggtagggagaacatgtcaatggaagggtggggtcataggatagtacaagggttaaaaaagatgCAAATGCTGTGCTGGAGTAGTCATCAGTGAATGACTGCGCATATTTGTACCCATCAATAGACTCATTTGCTATTGGTCCTGCTAAGTCTGTGTGTACCATCTGCAGGGGGGCTGTTGCTCTCTCATCAGGATTCCTATTTCGTGTTTGTGTAAATTTCCCCTGAATACACACCTCACATTCGTGGTCAAGCTTATCTGTTCTGCCCTTAATAGTCATCCCATCTACCATATTTTGCAACCTTAGTATATCCTCATAGTTGCAGTGGCCTAATATCTTGTGCCATGTCTGCATATTGCGACAGGTGTTACATCTATAATTATTTTCAACTTCAGTTTGCAAATAGTACAACTTGCCATGTATATGAATGTTATAATTGGTACCGTCTTTGTGGGTTAACACATGCTTAACACAATGTTGCTCCTGAGCAACTCCCTTACACATAGTTCCATCTGCTAGTTCCACAACATGCGTGTCCGGTTTGAAGTTCTCGTCAAAGCTCTTGAATTTGGCAACATccttaacccttttgctatcctaggcactttaacattgggagttgggtcatctagacccactagacagtgttctgaaccttttttcttcaatgatttgtgatcttcactggtgtccatggattacatgaaatcttctcaacctttatccacctttgtcacggtagggagaacaggttaatgtaaggatcgggtcatctggaccccatgggatagcacaagggtaatgATGTGTGAGGTGGCTCCAGTGTCGACCATTAggcccttttcctttttttttttttttttttttttttttttaacttgtcctgtccaacagctaggcaaacagatgagagctgagggcctcttgtgttggacatattttattttaacaagaggggttattaatcttcagacaaaccaaaggtatgtctgaataaaccccttttgtaattgaggccaaactttattaatttcaatcatgtttgaaaatctttggtgttggaccggacggaaaaggaaagaagggaagaagagagagggacgttagagagaggggggggtaggagggtgataataggaggggaaggggggtaagaccatgaagcagcatagagcagacaggtttactggttgtttatcgttacggtacggttcaaatgtagtacaaaaagggcggggcctgttcacacacactcaaatattatcaacacacctgctagccgcaaaaatgtccacatgtcaacatgcacacaaaacagatagtgttcacgaacgcatacctatgcctttaaaccaactagtgtgaaatctttcattcattcaatcatgcaaactattagtgcaaaggtgagctaacacctgtgctcaggtgagtgtttatgttcttctaaaatggatggtggaatgtgaaaagaaggaggaggagcgcccagccacccccacatccatacccccgccgcagcagcagcggcagccggaattcccccaacgccacacgggaacaggcagggaacaaccgccccccgggcgaccaagaccgccacccaggccagggccagcaggaccgccgcgaggcccccagagccagagagcagggaggcgcagagggaaagagagcgccgccccagcccagccaggaaagcagccccccgccgcgctggaagagcccaacgcagggccccaccggagagggacgcccacagccccagacgagcaccccaccaccacccaggagttccgggcatccccccgccccgaccccaggtacgagccaggaccccccaagggagacccgctccgcactccaggcagccacccacccggcccacggttggtccaggtaggagcaaggcaggggcccgccgcccccgcccaggaggggggaaccccggggaaaaaagggcggcccacaagggatgttataaatatggcccgaccaggctcggccatgttggaagtttggcggggcccagcgcccaggggcaaggaccaggacccaccccccagggacacgaacacccccggctcaggtgtaatatgaacccccccaccgcgcggagagagcaccgccgggcccagggagccggcacccaagggacacggccgccatcgccaaggggcccgcaccccccaccagggaaggggtaggggacagatggacccaggtcccaccttccttgtaaaatgtgtgtgcgtgtatgggtgtttgagagggtgtttgtgtgcatgtgtgtgtgtttatgtttgaatgtatatattgaagggggaggggtgtgtgtactaagggggggtgcagttaaaattggcgagtagggcactaaggggacatctcctgattactcacagtgatgtcccctcaccctccacaccaaggggccctaaatgcctaaggtgcggttaaaattggcgggtagggtgccaggaggacatctgctgcttgcttgcagtgatgtccaagcaccccccctaccaaggaccctacatgtctaaggtgcaaataaaaccgaaagagggggggcccactccatacggcaactataggaggggggccactcccaagtagcccccccccaaggcgcatcgcaggctagaccccccaccccctcaccctaatatgaggttatataaggaagggggtaagttggggacagctggtagactgtcccccggtggtcaaacagccgtcccccagcccacccccagcaaaggggccagggccacccagcccagggccCTTTATTAGGCCCTTTTCCTTAATGCAACGTGCTGGTTGCTGCTGGCCTTTGACGTTTGCATTAGTACGCATGGTCAAGCTCCAACGTAAATATCTAACCTTTAACCCCATACTCTTCGGCCCGATCCTTGAAGTCTTCCAACCAAAATCTTTTAAGCATTCTTAAAACCTGCTTTGAGAGTGGAGGAGGTCTCTCATTTCAAGCCGTTGCTCCTCGTCTTTGGAACTCCCTCCCATTGTCGTGTCAAATTGACTCCGTTGACTGTTTTAAATCTCAGGTCAAGACGTTTTTGTTCAggagagcttttagttgattttattcCTTGTTTAACtacgttttactgtgttttgttttatacttattatatattattaCTTCTTTGAGTTTTGATATGATTGATGCATGAAAATGCTCTCTGCTACTGTTACTGGACTTGaccgcagcctttgacactgttGACCATTACGTCCTCTTGGATAGGCTAAAAAATTGGGTTGGGGTATCCGGTTCCGCTTTTAACTGGTTCTCCTCTTATTTGACTGGTAGATCTTTTTCTGTCCTCTTATGCATCCTGTCAGGGGCGTCGTAGACatgacagacccagatgctgaaacccagaaagaACTTCCGACCCAGAATAGTTTATAAGAGTTTTATTTCCTGGGGAAATTCACAAAGTTCCTAGAAATGCGATGGATCGTGGATCCTGAGGAGCGCGACGTGGAAGCCCAGGACGGCGCAACCAACTTGAGGAGAAGCGgaacgccgaggacggcggggcGACGAGGCACGAGGCGtgggcgccgaggacggcgggaccagctcGAGGAGAGACGTGGGCGCCGAGGACGGTGGGACCAGCTTGAGGtgaggcgtggacgccgaggacggctgGACCAGCTTGAAGAGTGGAGATAAGCTCTGGAcaaggaaccagcgtgaccagtggAAGATGAACCTGAAGGAGAGCAAAAAGCGAGTTGAGCAAGGTAACTTGACTAGGTTAGCAGATACTAAAAGGCCAGACTTAAGCACCAGAGTGAGTAAAACGAACTGGTGTTGAATTCTGGTGAGCAGCTCCCTTATGAAAGTCTGGCAGAAGATGAGGTGATGAAGGACAGCTGGtgccaatcagcagagcagagctgtgAGGGGGGGAGGTGAGCAgacagaggcaccgtgacacatCCCTCACTTCTGGTGTGCCAcaaggctcagttttgggaccttttttgtttatttcatatCTGCTGCCCCTGCAGCATAATTCAAgttcttttaatgatatttcttATCaattttatgctgatgatattatgctttatgtctgttttaaacgccaggatgtttttaaaatacagattttacgCAGGTGTCTGAATTCAGTCAAGAGTTGGATGAATCATAATTTTCTCCAACTtaatgaagccaaaactgaggTTCTAGTCTGTGCTCCCGACAGTTGCCTCCCCCAGATAGTCCAGTGGTTCGGTCCACTTGCTTCCCTTATCAAGCCGTCTGTCAAAAACCGTGGGGTGACTCTTGACCCGGTTCTATCCTTTGTCTCTCATGTCGGgtcatgttcttgtttttatcatctcgaaaattttgcaaaactgagtccaattgtgtCACGTTCTGAGTTGGAGATGCTCATCCACGCTTTTCTATCATCTCGTTTTTATTactgcaactccatcttcacatgtttaAGCAAAAAATCTTTAGAACGGCTCCAtgttgtccagaacgctgctgcaaggctttcaACCAATTCTTCCAAGTTCTCACTCGTCACCCCGTTGTTAATCCTGCTGCATTGGCCCCCCATCCGCTaccgagtgcattttaaaatcctggttatGACACACACAGCTCTTAATACCCAAGCGCCAGTCTAcataaaagacttttttcagccgtacactcccagcaggtccctgagatcatatgaccagggtctgctggtcgTTAAGAGAACTCGTTTAAAGCTGTTTCCTGTTGGACTATTGCAGCATCAATGCCATGAACTCAAAGCAAATACGTTTATTAGAACTGGCCACAAGATCTGTAGGTCCATACCacaacacattttcttcttcatgctaaaaaaacaaacccaaaaaaccTTTGCTTCCTGGTGGCAGGGATCAAATGCTGCTTTATTAAAGATACGTGAAAAAATTCACAACTTGAGTTCATAAATAAAAGGTCTCTCAACAAGTAGTGCATCTTTTCTCCTCTTGTAAAAAGACTGAGGTTCAGCTGTGCTTTTTCTTGACCTCAGATAAACAGCGTGAATACCAAGAACATGCATGAGTCTGATTATCAGTCAGATCTAAGCACAGAAAGCCCCCAGCAGGCTCACCAGGACACGCCAGATTTTGCCGCATTactaaaaatgtctttgatcaTTTCAGTGGAAAAGCTGGCCTGCTTGTATTTAAGGACTGGAGCTTGGGTGGGACTTCCCACTTCTGTGGAGGAAAGCGAGATTTTCTTCAGACATCATGAGGTCCGTCGTGCTGCTGCTCTCTTTCTGGATGGGCTGCCTGGCTCAGAAGCCACAACCATGCTGTAGGTACACAATTCTCCACACACCTTACTGTCGGGTGAGGTTTCTCAATTTCTCTTATTTCAACAGCTTCCCCACCTCTCCTATCAGGAGGCGTATCTATCGTAAGTATGGGGCGCTTCATACTCCTGTCATGTGTTGACAGGAGTATGAagtaaagcagtttttttccttctgcagTCCACACAAGCTCAGGAGCTGGCTGCTTTTGCAAAGTACAGTTATGATGGGCTGGGAAAGCGCATCCGCCTCACCGAGATAGGATCCTACGTGAACACCACCTTCCAGCTGGATGTGCTCCTACTTTTCAAACAGGTGACAGCTATGAATGTTGAAAAAGGTGCCTTTAAGCGCATGGCAGCTTTAAACTCAGTCAGTGCAAACACTAAAATGTTTAGGAGGAAATCAACGCAAAAGtttagattaacccttgtgccatctcgtggggtccagatgaccccccccttccattgacgttttctcttaccatgacaaaggtggataaaggtggaaagatttcatgtaatccatggacaccagtgaagatcacaaatcattgaagaaaaaaggttcaggtaTCGGCttgtttagcgcactgtcttgttgggtccagatgacccttcTCCCAACATTAACGTGCCTCCGGGGCACGTTAATGTTGGGAgaagggtcatctggacccaacaagttgcacaaggggttaaaatgtgcataaaatgAGGTCACATTTGATTTCCTTTGGAAGCCGGTTTCATTCAGAGATCAGATAAGTAAGCAAACAAACCCAACCTGCTGGATAAAACATCCCCCTGTCCTGTAGGGTTTCATGTACAAGATCAACAACAAGGATCGCACATGCTTCAAAAAGCACCTGATGGAAGACTTCCACCCATTGGCCATTCCGAACGATGCTTCCTTGGTGGGTCAGGCCGTGCTGGGGAGCACCTCTGTTCAAGGAGAAGGACTCCTGGTGAACACGTGGACCGGGCAGATGCAGCTGAGGAAGAGAAACGGTAGAGTGGGAAGAGGgtctgatgctacgttcacaccgggcgcATTACATACGTTCAAG
This genomic window contains:
- the LOC101163457 gene encoding ependymin-2-like, yielding MRSVVLLLSFWMGCLAQKPQPCSSPPLLSGGVSISTQAQELAAFAKYSYDGLGKRIRLTEIGSYVNTTFQLDVLLLFKQGFMYKINNKDRTCFKKHLMEDFHPLAIPNDASLVGQAVLGSTSVQGEGLLVNTWTGQMQLRKRNAKYLSTVTEFGCFPVNTLVSTDSKAWVLVSFYNNIMGIPDPQVFTPPTFCKGVQLEEDEEEEKHSFLYSLF